The following proteins are encoded in a genomic region of Bubalus kerabau isolate K-KA32 ecotype Philippines breed swamp buffalo chromosome 15, PCC_UOA_SB_1v2, whole genome shotgun sequence:
- the ANKK1 gene encoding LOW QUALITY PROTEIN: ankyrin repeat and protein kinase domain-containing protein 1 (The sequence of the model RefSeq protein was modified relative to this genomic sequence to represent the inferred CDS: inserted 5 bases in 5 codons; substituted 2 bases at 2 genomic stop codons) — MAARGERRPGGLPAFTRDDFEADRRRGASGRFXRLSQAPQQRRRTECAVESSPXLPPEAPSSDVNCLIEAAAKMEKIKFQHVVSICGVCRQPLGVVMEFMANGSLEKMLPTHSLGWQLKVRTIHETSLAVNFLHSIKPPLLHPDLKPGNILLNSRLYIKGRTHLSPVSDFGLSKRMEQLTQMXCIKRSALQGTLSYTPPEMFLESNKGPGPKYDMYSFGIVIWEMLAQKKPYTGFSIMTIIIQVAAGRRPSLQPVSDEWLAESQQMVELMRLCWDREPXKRPCFPDIIEETDMLLSLLQSPVAHRESEALAGKASCRGSGQQAGQGSEEICQELTDSDSGDYLKRVLHLSDSESLVPSDEQVCIYENKVTPXHFLLAWGYLEGVRLLLAHEVDVDCHTACGYPPLLIAAQDQQADLCAPLLEHGTDTNLADEDSWAPLRFAAQNGDDHSTHLLLDQGAXPDAQEHEGWTPLHLAAQINPENVARLLVSHQADPNLREAEGKTPLHVAAYFGHVSLVKLPTAQGAELDARQRNLRRPLHLAVERGKVRATQHLLKSWAAPDALDQSSYSPLPTTPARGKYLICKMLLRYGASLELPTQQGWTPLHLAAYKSHLEIIHLLAESQADVGVPGGMNWTPLHLAACHKAEVVVSTLLKCGADPSAAEQSGWTPLHLAVQRGSFLSVIHLLEHRADIHAXNKVGWTPAHLTTLKGNMAILKVPVKAGAQLDIQDSVSCTPLQLALQSQKQDIVAFPEGREPSLAILGRSEPGAQTEV, encoded by the exons ATGGCCGCGCGCGGGGAGCGGCGGCCGGGCGGCCTCCCCGCCTTCACCCGCGACGACTTCGAGGCCGACCGGCGCCGAGGGGCGAGCGGCCGCT GCCGGCTGTCCCAGGCTCCGCAGCAGCGCCGGCGGACCGAGTGCGCCGTGGAGAGCTCCC GCCTCCCGCCCGAGGCCCCCAG ctctgatGTGAACTGCCTCATTGAAGCAGCAGCCAAAATGGAGAAGATCAAGTTTCAGCACGTCGTGTCCATCTGTGGGGTTTGCAGGCAGCCCCTGGGTGTTGTGATGGAGTTCATGGCCAACGGCTCCCTGGAGAAGATGCTTCCCACTCACAGCCTTGGCTGGCAGCTCAAGGTCCGCACCATCCATGAGACCAGCCTGGCCGTGAACTTCCTCCACAGCATTAAGCCACCACTGCTCCATCCGGACCTCAAGCCAGGCAACATCCTCCTGAACAGCCGCTTGTATATCAAGGGGAGGACCCATCTGTCCCCT GTTTCAGACTTTGGCCTGTCCAAGAGGATGGAACAGTTGACCCAGATGTAGTGCATCAAGAGGTCAGCTCTGCAGGGCACCCTCAGCTACACCCCCCCTGAGATGTTCCTGGAGAGTAACAAGGGCCCAGGGCCCAAATATGACATGTACAG CTTTGGGATCGTGATCTGGGAGATGCTCGCTCAGAAGAAGCCCTA CACAGGCTTCAGCATCATGACCATCATCATCCAAGTGGCCGCAGGCAGGCGGCCCTCCCTGCAGCCTGTCTCAGATGAGTGGTTGGCTGAGTCCCAGCAGATGGTGGAACTGATGAGGCTCTGCTGGGACCGGGAGC AGAAGAGGCCCTGCTTTCCAG ACATCATAGAGGAGACAGACATGCTGCTTTCGCTGCTCCAGAGTCCAGTGGCCCACCGTGAGAGCGAGGCCTTGGCCGGGAAAGCGTCCTGCCGGGGGAGCGGGCAGCAGGCCGGCCAGGGGAG TGAGGAGATCTGCCAGGAGCTaacagact CAGACTCAGGAGACTATTTGAAGCGGGTCCTGCATCTCTCAGACAGTGAGAGCCTGGTCCCTAGCGATGAGCAGGTGTGCATCTATGAGAACAAGGTCACCC TCCACTTCCTGCTGGCCTGGGGCTACCTGGAGGGAGTGAGGCTGCTGCTGGCCCACGAGGTGGACGTGGACTGCCATACAGCCTGTGGCTACCCACCCCTCCTTATCGCTGCCCAGGACCAGCAGGCCGACCTCTGTGCCCCGCTCCTGGAGCACGGCACCGACACCAACCTGGCAGATGAGGACAGCTGGGCCCCCTTGCGCTTTGCAGCCCAGAATGGGGACGACCACTCCACCCATCTGCTCCTGGACCAGGGGG CACCTGATGCCCAGGAGCACGAGGGGTGGACCCCACTCCACCTGGCTGCACAGATCAACCCTGAGAATGTGGCCCGGCTTCTGGTCTCCCATCAAGCTGACCCCAACCTGCGAGAGGCTGAGGGCAAGACCCCTCTCCACGTGGCCGCCTACTTTGGCCACGTCAGCCTGGTCAAGCTGCCGACAGCCCAGGGGGCGGAGTTGGATGCTCGGCAGAGAAACCTGAGGAGGCCACTGCACCTGGCAGTGGAGAGAGGCAAAGTGAGGGCCACCCAACATCTGTTAAAAAGTTGGGCGGCCCCTGATGCCCTCGACCAGAGCAGCTACAGCCCACTGCCCACCACGCCTGCCAGGGGCAAGTACCTTATCTGCAAGATGCTGCTCAGGTATGGGGCCAGCCTGGAGCTGCCGACCCAGCAGGGCTGGACACCCCTGCATCTAGCAGCCTACAAGAGCCACCTGGAGATCATCCACCTGCTGGCTGAGAGCCAGGCAGATGTGGGGGTTCCTGGAGGCATGAACTGGACCCCCCTGCACCTGGCTGCCTGCCACAAGGCGGAGGTGGTGGTGTCCACCCTGCTGAAATGTGGGGCTGACCCCAGTGCTGCTGAGCAGTCAGGCTGGACACCCCTTCACCTGGCGGTCCAGAGGGGGTCCTTCCTGAGCGTCATCCACCTCCTGGAGCACCGTGCGGACATCCATGCCTGAAATAAGGTGGGCTGGACCCCTGCCCACCTGACCACCCTGAAGGGAAACATGGCCATCCTCAAAGTACCAGTCAAGGCTGGCGCCCAGCTGGACATCCAGGACAGCGTCAGCTGCACACCCCTGCAGCTGGCCCTCCAGAGCCAGAAGCAGGACATCGTCGCCTTCCCAGAGGGCAGGGAGCCCTCACTGGCCATTCTGGGCAGATCTGAGCCAGGAGCCCAAACAGAAGTTTAG